A single region of the Triticum dicoccoides isolate Atlit2015 ecotype Zavitan chromosome 2B, WEW_v2.0, whole genome shotgun sequence genome encodes:
- the LOC119363225 gene encoding L-type lectin-domain containing receptor kinase SIT2-like — MPALLLLLLLSMGGELVSCSSADEGQFAFQGFAAANLTLDGLAAVMPNGLLALTNFTLQTKGHAFNPTPLRLLDVNGTTNSTAVARSFSTSFVFAIVSNYDGLSDQGLAFVVAPTTNLSTAIAGQYLGLLNATNGTASDHIFAVELDTIMNPEFRDINSNHVGINVNSLISRKATPAGYYGDDGATFRGLMLNSREPMQVWVDYDGQARQLNVTLAPAQEPKPRYPLLSEAIDLSTVLTDTMYVGFSSSSGVVSTHHYVLGWSFSLDGPATPLDFSKLPALPRVGSKHRPMLLALLLPLATVSIIAAVLAATSFFVWRRRRFAEVREDWEDEFGPHRFAYKDLFRATDGFKNGNLLGAGGFGKVYKGVLPGSNMEIAVKRVSHDSRQGIREFIAEVVTIGRLRHRNLAQLQGYCRRNGELLLVYDYMENGSLDKYLYNNNGPTLDWPQRYWIVKGVGSSLLYLHEDWEQVVIHRDIKASNVLLDKQMNGRLGDFGLARLYDHGTDAQTTHAVGTMGYLAPELLRTGKATPSTDVFAFGVFLLEVVCGRRPIESGQHNNRVVLLDWVLEHHRNGSIIDTVDPHLMGKFNTDEVTLVLKLGLLCAHPSPNVRPHVQKVMQYLDGVQLVPDLPSTYMSYSMLALMENEGFDSYIMACPPSGMNICSVSDVSSATVLLDGR; from the coding sequence ATGCCGGCTCTTCTTCTGCTCTTGCTGTTGAGCATGGGCGGAGAGTTGGTCTCGTGCTCGTCCGCCGACGAGGGCCAGTTCGCCTTCCAGGGCTTCGCAGCGGCGAACCTTACGCTGGATGGTCTCGCCGCCGTCATGCCCAACGGCCTGCTCGCGCTCACCAACTTCACTCTCCAGACAAAAGGCCATGCCTTCAACCCCACCCCTCTCCGCCTCCTCGACGTCAACGGGACGACCAACTCCACTGCCGTGGCGCGCTCCTTCTCCACGTCCTTCGTGTTCGCCATCGTGTCCAACTACGATGGCCTGAGCGACCAAGGGCTCGCCTTCGTGGTCGCCCCGACCACGAACCTCTCAACGGCGATCGCCGGGCAGTATCTGGGCCTCCTCAACGCCACGAACGGCACCGCGAGCGACCACATATTTGCTGTCGAGCTCGACACCATCATGAACCCCGAGTTCCGCGACATCAACAGCAACCACGTGGGCATCAACGTCAATAGCCTCATTTCGCGGAAGGCCACGCCGGCCGGCTACTACGGCGATGACGGTGCCACCTTTCGAGGCCTGATGTTGAACAGCCGCGAGCCGATGCAGGTGTGGGTGGACTACGATGGCCAGGCCAGGCAACTCAATGTGACATTGGCTCCTGCGCAAGAGCCCAAACCCAGGTATCCTCTCCTCTCTGAAGCCATTGACCTCTCCACTGTGCTCACGGACACAATGTATGTTGGCTTCTCGTCGTCATCCGGCGTGGTGTCGACGCACCACTATGTGCTTGGATGGAGCTTCAGCTTGGACGGGCCTGCCACGCCGCTTGATTTCTCTAAGCTTCCAGCACTGCCGCGTGTGGGTTCGAAGCATCGGCCCATGCTCTTGGCTCTCTTGCTACCATTAGCCACCGTATCGATCATCGCCGCGGTGCTAGCTGCCACCTCCTTCTTTGTGTGGCGTCGGCGTCGATTTGCTGAGGTGCGTGAAGATTGGGAGGATGAGTTCGGCCCACACCGGTTCGCATACAAAGATCTATTTCGTGCCACTGATGGATTCAAGAATGGAAATTTACTCGGTGCCGGAGGGTTTGGCAAAGTATACAAAGGGGTACTTCCTGGATCCAATATGGAAATCGCGGTGAAGAGAGTATCACATGACTCAAGACAAGGTATAAGAGAGTTCATTGCTGAAGTGGTGACCATTGGTCGTCTCCGCCACAGGAATCTAGCACAGTTACAAGGCTATTGCCGGCGCAATGGTGAACTTCTCTTGGTGTATGACTACATGGAAAATGGGAGCCTTGACAAGTACTTGTACAATAACAATGGGCCAACTTTGGATTGGCCTCAAAGATATTGGATCGTCAAAGGTGTTGGGTCAAGTTTACTGTATCTTCATGAGGATTGGGAACAAGTCGTCATCCACCGAGATATAAAGGCAAGCAATGTGCTCTTGGATAAGCAGATGAACGGAAGGCTCGGCGATTTTGGCCTAGCAAGGTTATACGATCATGGCACGGATGCTCAAACAACACATGCGGTTGGCACTATGGGATACCTCGCACCAGAACTTCTACGCACTGGGAAGGCAACACCTTCAACGGATGTATTTGCATTCGGCGTGTTTCTCCTAGAGGTTGTCTGTGGACGCAGGCCCATTGAGAGTGGTCAGCATAACAACAGGGTGGTGCTGCTCGACTGGGTGCTTGAGCACCATCGCAATGGCTCAATCATTGACACAGTGGATCCACATCTCATGGGCAAATTTAACACAGATGAGGTCACTCTTGTGCTCAAACTAGGTTTGTTGTGTGCACACCCGTCACCCAATGTTAGGCCTCATGTGCAAAAGGTCATGCAATACCTCGATGGTGTCCAATTGGTTCCTGATTTACCATCGACATACATGAGCTACAGCATGCTTGCTCTCATGGAGAATGAAGGGTTCGATTCATACATCATGGCATGCCCTCCGTCGGGGATGAACATTTGTAGTGTATCCGACGTGTCATCAGCAACAGTTCTTCTAGATGGGAGATGA